The Terriglobus roseus region GCGCATTGTGGATACGGGCGGTGTCATTCCCGACGATGAGGCGCTGATCCCACGGGAGATCTTCCGGCAGGCACAGATAGCGCTGGAAGAGGCTGAGGCCATTGTGCAGGTGGTGGACGGACGCAGCGAGTTGACGCTGCCGGACATTGACCTGGCGCGCCTGCTGATCCGCAGCGGCAAGCCTGTGTTCCTGGCGGTGAACAAGATGGACACCGCACAAATTGCGCCGCAGGCTGAGAGCTTCCGCACGTTGGGTTACAAGGATGTGTTCCCGGTGAGCGGCGAACATGGCCTTGGCATGGGCGACCTGATGGACGCAGTTGCCGCCGCGCTGCCGCAGACCGAGCCGGAAGAGGCAGAGGAGCTGGAAGAGGTCTGGGAGGATGAGGCCACAGACGAAGAGGCTCCGCGTGAGCGCAAGCTGCGCTCCCATGGCGAGCATGTCTCCAAGGAGACGAGCATTGCCATCATTGGCCGTCCGAACGTGGGCAAGTCCACACTCCTGAATGCGCTTACCGGATCAGGACGCGCTATTGTGTCGCCGATTGCGGGAACTACGCGCGATGCTGTGGACGAGACGGTGGAACGTAATGGACACAGCTTCCGGTTTGTGGACACTGCTGGTATTCGCCGTAAGGGCAAGACCACGCTAATGGCAGAGAAGCTGTCGGTCATCATGGCGCGCAAGCACCTGGAAGCCGCGGACGTGGCGCTGCTGGTGATTGATGCCACGGAAGGTGTCACCGGACTGGATGCCAACATTGGTGGCTATGCGCATGAGAGCGGCCGCAGCGTGGTGATCGTGGTGAACAAGTGGGACGCTGTGACCACCAACCGCGAAGATGGACAGGCTCCTGCGGATCAGAAGGTCTACACCGAACAGGTTCGCCATGCTTTGAAGTATCTGGATTACGCTCCGCTGATCTTCATCAGTGCGCGTGATGGCATCAACGTGGACGAGGTGTTCAAGAAGGTGCAGCTTGTGGCGCGAGAACGTCGTAAGCGTATTTCGACCGGCCAGATGAACAAGTTCCTGGATCACGTGGAGTTCGAGAAGGCAGGCGTTCCGTACAACAAGCGTCTTCGCATCTACTACATGACGCAGGCTGCAGTTGCGCCGCCGACGTTCATCCTGTTCACAGATCGCGATGTGAAGCTGCACTTCAGTTATGAACGCTTCCTGGAGAACCAGATTCGCGCGCAGTGGCGCTTTATCGGGTCGCCGATCTGGTTCAAGGTGCGAGCGAGGAATAAGAAGAGCGAGAAGTAAGTGCTGCGCACCGTTCTCGACGCCTTCGGCGTGAAAAGCCAGCAGTTTTGCTGGCTTTTTGCTTTTGCGAAGACTGATTGAGGGGTACCCCCTCCCCCCTGTTTTTCTAAAATCTTCTTTCTAGTGGGGTTACGGTTTCGGTGTCGCTAAAATCGTCTGTCTATTGGGGTTAGGGGCAAAATCGCCTTTCTAAAGGAGTTAGGGCCGCGCCAAGCGCGACCCTTTTCTCTCTGGTTCTATTTTAGTGATTTGGCGGAAATGCCATGCCAACTCTATTTCTTTTGGTTTGTTGGGGTTAAACGGTTCAGGGGCTTGACAGGCACTTCGTGCCGTTCTCGACGCCTTCGGCGTAATCGTTTATTTGCCTTCCTGAGGCGTTCTAGTGCGGGGAAGGAATGCAGGTCCTTCAGCTCCGCTTCGCTTCGTTCAGGATGACGGTCTTCGACCGGGGTTGGGTCAAACTCGCTGAAAATGCATCCATATTGGTGACGTTCTATTCTGGACGTGGAGGTGCGCATGGCGCACGATCACTCGCACGCACATCACCATCATGTACACGGACCCACCAGCGGCAAGCGGCTGTGGGTTTCGTTGGCCGTGACGTTGGCGTTTTGCGCGGGTGAGGCGATTGCCGGATGGGTGTCACATTCCCTGGCGCTACTCTCTGATGCCGGCCATAACGTGAGCGATGCCGTGGCGCTGGGGCTGGCCGCGTATGCCGTGGTGGCCATCAAGCGGCCTGCTGCCGGACGGCACACGTATGGTCATATTCGCGTCTCCACGCTGACCGCTTTGTTTAACAGCAGCACGCTGGTTTTGATTGCCCTTTGGATTGCCATTGAGGCAGTGGGGCGTTTTCGGAATCCGGAGCCGATTGAGGGCAACCTGATGATCTGGGTTGCCGCTATCTCGGTTTTGATGAACACGGTGATTGCCGTGGCGCTGGCGGGTGATGCAAAGCATAGCCTGAATTCACGCGCAGCATTCATCCATATGGCGGGCGATGCGTTGAGCGCGGCTGCTGTGGTGATTGCAGGCATCGTGGTGCGCTATACGGGATGGCTGTATGCCGATCCGATTGTGTCGCTGATGATTGCCGTGTTCATTTTCTGGAGCGCGATTGGCATTGTGCGCGAGGCGAGCGATGTGTTGATGGAGAAGGCTCCACCACATCTTGATCCGGAGACACTGGCTGCGCGTATTGGCGAGATTGAACCTGTTTGCAGCGTGCATGATGTGCATGTTTGGACGGTGGGTGAAGGTCGCAATCTGCTGAGCTGCCATGTGGCACTGCCTGCGAACCATACGCTGCTGGAGACGACGGCGATTGTGAGTCGCATTGAGAAGATGCTGCATGATGACTTCGGCATTGAGCATGCGACGATTCAGCCGGAAGAAGATGGGCTGTGTCGCATGGCACACGCAGCGACTGTGTTCTGCAGTATGGAAGCACATTCGCATTCCCATGTGCATTGATCTGTCAGTCTTTCGAATACCCTCAGCCCATGCCCTTTGCGCGCATGGGCTTGTTGTTTTTGACCCTATGAAAGCTCGCGGGAGCGCATTGGCGGTACGGGTTCATGTCGTGTGGCGGCGCTGGGAATTCACGTGCCGTTTAAATATGGGCGCATTTGACGTGACATGCTGAAAAACGACAGCGACAGTCGCAGCGATGCCGTAATTTGGCGTTCACATTTCCCTTGTCCGAACCATTGCGGGGCGGTGACACTGCAACTCCGTTGATGTCTCTTCACCTTCCTTTCTGAGTGGTTGGGAAGGTGTCCCCCTTATCTGCATTGCTTTCTGTGAGGCCTTTACCTTGAAAACAACTTTTGGATCGAAGCGACTGCTTTCTGCGCTGCTTTGTGCCCTCTGCGCGTTGCTGCTGAATGCTGCAGCGTTCGCTGTGCCGACTCCCGGTCACCTGGTGATCGCGCAAATATATGGTGGAGGCAGCAATAGCAGCGCTGCCTATGCGCATGATTACGTCATGCTCTACAACCCAACGGGTGCGGCGATCAGCCTGTCGGGCTATTCGCTTCAATACGCAAGCGTTTCGGGAACAAGTTGGACAACTGAAGTATTGCCTGCGGACAGCGTGCAGCCGGGTCATTACTACCTGATCGGTTTGTATTCCAACTCTCAGCAGAGCGGCACCGATGTTGGCGCTGCGCTGCCCACACCGGACTTTCAGGCCACTTCTGCAACGTATCTTTCCGGTGGCACGGAGCATACCCAGAACTACGGCATCAACATGTCTGCGCAGTATGGCAAGGTGTTGCTGTCGAACTCAGCCACCATCACTCCAGCAGGTACGAGCTGCCCTGTGGGGCTAGCTAACACAGTTGATTTCGTTGGCTTTGGTTCTGCTAATTGCTACGAGGGCTCGGCGCCTGCAGGGAATTCCGGCTATACGAACTCCACTGCCGTGGCGCGCAAAGATCCGTCGATCGACTCTGACGACAATGCCGCGGACTTTCAGCAGATTTCCGCGACGCCGCATAACAGCAGCTATGTTCCTTCGACAGCAGTAGACACACCGATCTCAACCATCCAGGCGAACCGTTCCACGTACGTGGGCAACAGCGTTATGTTTACCGGCGTAATCACCGTGGTGACAAATACCGGTTATTACATGCAGACGGCTTCGTCGACACCCGGTTCTACAGGCGATGAAGGTATCTACGTTTTCAGCGGGACCGGCAAGAACCCTGCAACTGCTGTGGTTGGCAACAATGTGACCGTTACCGGTTCATTGGCGTTGTATCCGGCCGCTACGACAAGCCACATGCCTTCGCTGGAAGTCACTGGCGCGACGCTGACAGTGAACAGCACGGGCAATACGTTGCCGACGCCGATCACGATCACGGCGCCTACGCCGACTGGCGACATCTATCAGCTTCGTCAGTACGAGAGCATGTTGGTAAGCCTGCCTTCAATGACCGCGGCGGGCCCCACGGATGCCTCGTTGGTGGAAAACACGGAGACAACGACTTCTACAGGCCAGTTCTACGTTGCGGGCTCGAGCATTCCGCGTCCGTTCCGCGAGCCGGGCATGGACTTCCGCGATTTTCCGTCAGCCACTTGCCCCAGCTTTGCAAATTGCCCTGCTGCAACCAATCCGACGACGGCAGCGGGTGCGGTTCGTCCCGCAAACCTGACACTGTATGACGACAACCCGGAGCGCTTGATTATTGAGAGTTCGCTGGGTGGGGGCACGGCGATTGATGTCGCGGCGGGTACGGTTATCACCGGCGCAACGGGTGTGGTGGATTACACCTACTCCACTGATTACCCCTATGGCGATCCGCCACGCATCATTCTGATGGCTACAAACCATCCGACGGTGTCGACCGCTGGTGCTGTGACGGTGAAGGCTTTGGCGCTGCCGACTGCAAACCAGTTCACGGTTGCGGCGTTCAATGTGGAGCGGTTCTACGATACCAACGCCGCGAACAACCTCTACTACCTGCCGCAAACTGGCAAGACGGCGACAACCTCCGCTGCGACTGTTACTCCCGATGCGTATGCGCGTCGTCTGAAGAAGTTCTCGCTTGCGGTGCGCACCGTTCTGAATAACCCGGACATCATCTCTGTGGAAGAGGCGGAGAATCTCCAGGTTCTGAAGGACATGGCCGCACAGATCGACGCGGACACGACGACTGGCACAAAGCCCGGCTATGTGGCCTATGGCACGGACTCGGTTACGACGTTCACCAATGACGGAACTGGTATCTCCGTTGGCTTCCTGGTGAAGCCAACGACCGTGAATGTGACGTCGTGGGAGCAGAAGGGTACGGACACCCTGATCCCCGCAGGCACATCCGCGCTGAATGATCGTCCGTCGCAGGTGTTGCACGCAACTATCAACCGTGGCACGGGCAACAAGCCTTACCCCATCACTGTGATCTCAAACCATCTGCGTTCGTTGAGCGCGGTGAATACGGCGGCTGTGCAGTCGAAGAAGGAGCTGCAGGCTGAAATGCTGGCGAACCTGATCCAGGGTTATCAGCAGGCGGGTGAGCATGTCATTGCAGTGGGTGACATGAATGCCTTCGAGTTCTCCGATGGCTATACGGATACGCTGGGCACGATCACTGGCAACGTTGGCAACGGCGTTGCCGTGATGCCGGGTGTGGCGATTGTAAATCCGGTGGCTACGGATCTGATCAACACTCTGCCAGCGAATGCGCGCCAGAGCTACACGGAGTGGGGCAATGCGCAGGTGCTGGATCACGCTGTGGTAACGGCAGACATTGCGAGCAGCTCGACGCTTGCAGTGGGCCACATTGATGCGGACTTCCCCGTTGTTCTGTACAACGATGCAACGACCCCCGCTGCGATGTCGGATCATGATCCGCTGCTGGCTTACCTGGCACTGCCTGCTCCTGTTACCACCGCAACGCTGACCGGCAATGGCACGTTTGCTACGGCGATCACGGTCGGTCAGTCATCGGCTGGTCAACAACTCACGCTGACGAATACGGGTGAGGCTGTTATCAGCATCACTGGCTTTACCATGACGGGCGACTTTGCGCAGAGCAACAACTGCGGATCGTCGTTGGCGGTGGGTTCGTCGTGCGCGATCAACGTGGTGTTCACTCCGACTGCGGCTGGTGCTCGCACTGGCAGCATCACGCTGAATGGTTCGGCTACGGTCACACCTGTGACGCTGAGCGGAACCGGACTGGCACCGGCTAACTTCACGATTGGCGATTCGTCGGGTAATACGACGACTTCGATCACTCTGAATGCTGGCGATTCCACGAACCTTACGTTGAAGTTCACGTCGCTGAATGGCTTTGCTGGTTCCATCACGGTGACCTGCGCAGCCAGCGGAACGGCGCCCACAGGCGTCGCCTGCACTCCCACTTCGCCGGTCACGCTGGCGGCGAGTGGAACGGCGACTTCAACCGTCGTTATCACCACAGTGTCGCGGTCGCTTCCTGCAGGATTGGGTATGCTTCCGGCGTCCGCTGCAGGACGCATCGCGTCGTTGCTGTTCGCAATGATCACCGGCCTGGTGATGTTGCTGGTGAAGCGTAAGGGACGGGCTGTTCGCACTGGCGGTCTGCTGATGGTTCTGTTCGTCTTCGCACTCGGCATCACGGGTTGCGGTAAGGACAAGGGCAACGGACCGAATCCGAGCGGCACACCGACGGGAACCTACACCTACAAGGTGACGGCGACCTCAGGCAGTGTGAGCCACGTGCAGACCATCAACCTGACAGTGAACTAAACCCACACCTGAACAGATGAGAGGGCCACGCGCGACGCGTGGCCCTCTTCTTTTGTGTGCTGGTAGCAGAGACAGCAAAGCCCTCTCCGCCGTGGTGGCAGAGAGGGCCTTGCGATGGTTTGAGAGCGACTTAAGCTGCTGCGGCGGGAACGAAGCCGTCGCAACCGCTGATGGGGGTTACCTTGAGGTGCAGGCTGGCATGCTTCGGATGCCCGCACTCGTCCACCATGACAACGTCTGCCTTGTGGCTGGTGAGAATGCTTACCAGGGCGCTGCTCTTGCTGTGGTGCTCGCCAAAGTGGGTACAGAGACCACACTGACCGTCATGAACTGCTTCCATAGGACACCTCCAAGAACTCAGTTATTTGGAGCCGGGGCAGCGCCCTCACGTTGCCTCAGTGCTCCAATGACGACAACCATAAACACACCGAAAACCCTTGTAAATTGCGACGTTTTCAGTCGCGTATCTATTTCCAAACACGACTAAACGGGTCGTAGATGGAGATTCTCTATGTGTTCAATGGTTTGTGTGGCTCCTGCGATGAAACGTTCCTAGCTCGCCTCTGGTTCGGGACGTTCTGCTTCAGACGGCGCACGGGTGTAACGCATCGCGATCCGATGGCCGATGCGGATCATCGGCGTTTCAATGAAGTGATAGGACAGGATGGCGCAAGCGAACGCAGCTGACCAACAGAGAAGGTGGTGCGAACGCCAGTCTCCAGGGCCGGGAGGATTCACGGGCACAAAGAATATCTGCTGCCAAAGATAGAGGCTGAAGGAGATGCGGCCAACGTAACGAAGCGGGGGCCATTCCAATAGCCGTGTGATGATGGAGCCGGGATGAAGGACCGTGGAGACGAGCAACAGAGGGTAAGTCAGAATCAGGGGGATGCGATCGTAGGTGGAATGGTGGACCTGCAGTCGCCAATAGATCGCCGCAGTTAACAAGAGGGCGATACTGGGATGCAGCCATCGAACGGCAAACGCCTGCACTCGCGGTTTGTTAAGTGCCAATGCAGTGATACTGCCAAGCACAATAACGTCGATAGCGATGTCAGTCCGCAGAAAGGGCTGCCAAGTAATGCTGGTAAGAGATGGATGGCGAAAGACAATGAGGCGCCACACCTGCAGAAAAACAACAAGGATGGTGAGGATTGCGAGACGTCCTCGCCGAACAACCACCAGAAACGCCGGAAGCAAGAGATAGAAGTGCTCTTCGACCGAAAGGCTCCAGAAATGCGACGTGAACCAGTATTCGTAGCCCTGCATTCCTGGCCACAGGTTGCGGATCATCAGCACCGAGCCGAGCAGACCATTCCAGTAAGCGGGAATCAGATGGAGTAGCGTGAGAACCGCAACGAATCCGAGATACGTTAACGCGGCAGGTTGGATGCGGAAGAGGCGGCGAAGATAAAAACCCTTAAGCGAGATGAATCCGGCTTCTGACTCCTCGCGCAGAAGTCGCCCACAGATGAGCATGCCACTGAGAGCGAAAAAAAGAGAGACACCGCGGTCGCCCGTTTCGTTTAGAAGCTGACGCCAATAGAGAGGAAGGCTTAATTGATCGTGCGCGAGAATGACCCAGAGGATGGCCAACGCGCGCCATCCATCTAACGATGGCAGATAGCCGGATCGTCTTCCGACGGGTGTCGCAGACGTGCCGGAGCCACGGTTTGTCATGGTGAGAAAGGATTGCCTCCGATGAGCAGAGTATACAGTGCCATAGACACAGCATTATGGTCTGGCGGGATGGCCTGAGACGGAAGATCGCACCTACAATGAAACTCTTGTACGCCCTCAAAAATCCATCTTCTGAAACCATCCTCGAGCCAGCATTGACGCCTGCGCAACGAACGGCCTTTGAGCGCAGCCTGCGGTCCTGGTATGAGCAACATGCGCGTGTGTTGCCGTGGCGGAACGTTCGTAATCCATATCGCACGTGGTTGTCAGAGGTCATGCTGCAGCAGACACGGGTGAACGCTGTGCTGGAGCACTACGAGCGGTTTCTGCGGCGGTTTCCCACCATCATTTCGTTGGCGTTGGCCCCGGAAGAGGAAGTGCTGGCGCAGTGGAGCGGTCTGGGATATTACCGACGCGCACGCATGCTGCATCGAACGGCGAAGCTGGTGGTGGAGGAATATGGTGGCGAGCTGCCTTCCACCTCCGCGGGACTGCGCAGGTTGCCGGGCATTGGAACCTATACTGCTGCAGCAATTGCGAGCATTGCGTTTGGCGAATCGATTGCCGTGGTGGATGGCAATGTGGAGCGGGTGCTGCTGCGAGTACTGGGGCTGCCAGAGACCTCAGGCGCGAAGATGGCGGAATTCCTGGAACGCACCGCGAATGCGCTGGTGCCGCGACGGAATGCTGGTGACCACAATCAGGCCATGATGGAACTGGGCGCGATGATCTGTACGCCGCGGTCGCCGCGGTGTGCTGAGTGCCCGGTGTTTGCGTTGTGCCGAACGCGCGGCGAACATCCCACGCTGGAACGCACGCCGATGCGCTCAGAACGTGTGCGTTATGCGCTGACCACCCGTCGCAAACAGGAAGGGCTGGAAGTGCTGTTGCAGCGGCGCCCGATGGAGGCTTCGCTAATGGCCAACATGCTGGAGCTGCCTCAGCTTTCCATGCACAAGGACACGGGCGCACTGGTGCTGCTGGAAGAGCCTCTGCTGCGAGTTCGGCACTCGATTGTGGGAACGAATTACTACGTGGAAGTGGTGGGTATGGCCACGCGGCGCGACGCGGGCAAACATGCGTTGCGCGGTGACGCGATGGAGTGGGTGCCCGCAACAAAATTGCAAGAAGTTCCGCTGACCGGGCTGGCACGTAAGGTGTTGCAGAGAATGAAGCTGATGAAGCTGCCGAGCGGGATGCCGCAGGAAGTTCCGCTGCTGATTGGGCGCGGCGGCCGAGCCTCCGCAGGTAAAAAAGGCTGACGACACACGGCGCAATTTACCGCGCAGTACTTGCCCGTGCGGGTATTTCCGTGTACATCCCATAAGGGAAGCATCCGCCGCCCCATTCCGTATGGCTGCGGACATTGATAACGGAAGACGTTCTGCACGGTGAGACCGTGCGCAGAAGGAAAGGCTTGTTATGGCAACGGAACGCAGCGCAAATGCAGTTTGGAACGGTGGTTTGAAGGACGGTAAGGGCGTGATCAGCACGCAGAGCGGTGTGCTGAAGGAACAGTCGTACACGTTTGTGTCGCGCTTTGAGAACGGCGCGGGCACGAATCCGGAAGAGTTGATTGCAGCGGCGCATGCAGGCTGCTTTTCCATGGCGCTGAGCGCCGAGCTGGAGAAGGCCGGGCACAAGGGCGAGAGCGTGGCCACCACAGCAACCGTGGTGCTTGAGTTTGTGAACGGCGCACCGACTGTGACCACGATCCACCTGAAGAACGAGTCAAAGGTGCCGGGGCTGGATGATGCAAAGTTCCAGGAGATTGCCGCTGGAGCCAAGCAGAACTGCCCCATTTCGCGTCTGCTGGCAGCTGCAAAGATTGATCTGGATGCGAAGCTGATTTCGTAAACCACGTCTTTTCTGAAGCAGTGAGGGGCCCCGGATATCCGGGGCCTTTTCATTGCGAAAAATATTTGGTCACCGAAAACATTTTTTGCATTCGCGTGCGTTTCTGCTTCCGTTTCTGTTGACATAGACAGCCTATGCCAGATACGTTCACTGGCATAGGCAATCTATGCCAGTCGAGGCGCACACCTGATGAAGCACAACGAAATTCCGCCCGGATCGCTGACGTTATTGATTCTTCGCACGCTGTCGCGACATGGAACGTTGCATGGTTACGAGATTGCGGAATC contains the following coding sequences:
- the der gene encoding ribosome biogenesis GTPase Der, with the protein product MAPEKKRLGKKHRTAQTRPHKGATPKGAKAGASTVGGASPKGRKGIAAKKSAAFSQSKVRTQSPTRQKGRAITGAQMAPGALPKAERERLGIPEPTRAPKGSRGMGSSAEVQEKRLVHRAALSDPETENAFASTLPMIEEAQRPSDAIAAPLFAICGRPNVGKSTLFNRLTGTRRSIVGDEPGITRDRIYGEVDWEGRVLRIVDTGGVIPDDEALIPREIFRQAQIALEEAEAIVQVVDGRSELTLPDIDLARLLIRSGKPVFLAVNKMDTAQIAPQAESFRTLGYKDVFPVSGEHGLGMGDLMDAVAAALPQTEPEEAEELEEVWEDEATDEEAPRERKLRSHGEHVSKETSIAIIGRPNVGKSTLLNALTGSGRAIVSPIAGTTRDAVDETVERNGHSFRFVDTAGIRRKGKTTLMAEKLSVIMARKHLEAADVALLVIDATEGVTGLDANIGGYAHESGRSVVIVVNKWDAVTTNREDGQAPADQKVYTEQVRHALKYLDYAPLIFISARDGINVDEVFKKVQLVARERRKRISTGQMNKFLDHVEFEKAGVPYNKRLRIYYMTQAAVAPPTFILFTDRDVKLHFSYERFLENQIRAQWRFIGSPIWFKVRARNKKSEK
- a CDS encoding cation diffusion facilitator family transporter, with translation MAHDHSHAHHHHVHGPTSGKRLWVSLAVTLAFCAGEAIAGWVSHSLALLSDAGHNVSDAVALGLAAYAVVAIKRPAAGRHTYGHIRVSTLTALFNSSTLVLIALWIAIEAVGRFRNPEPIEGNLMIWVAAISVLMNTVIAVALAGDAKHSLNSRAAFIHMAGDALSAAAVVIAGIVVRYTGWLYADPIVSLMIAVFIFWSAIGIVREASDVLMEKAPPHLDPETLAARIGEIEPVCSVHDVHVWTVGEGRNLLSCHVALPANHTLLETTAIVSRIEKMLHDDFGIEHATIQPEEDGLCRMAHAATVFCSMEAHSHSHVH
- a CDS encoding lamin tail domain-containing protein; the protein is MKTTFGSKRLLSALLCALCALLLNAAAFAVPTPGHLVIAQIYGGGSNSSAAYAHDYVMLYNPTGAAISLSGYSLQYASVSGTSWTTEVLPADSVQPGHYYLIGLYSNSQQSGTDVGAALPTPDFQATSATYLSGGTEHTQNYGINMSAQYGKVLLSNSATITPAGTSCPVGLANTVDFVGFGSANCYEGSAPAGNSGYTNSTAVARKDPSIDSDDNAADFQQISATPHNSSYVPSTAVDTPISTIQANRSTYVGNSVMFTGVITVVTNTGYYMQTASSTPGSTGDEGIYVFSGTGKNPATAVVGNNVTVTGSLALYPAATTSHMPSLEVTGATLTVNSTGNTLPTPITITAPTPTGDIYQLRQYESMLVSLPSMTAAGPTDASLVENTETTTSTGQFYVAGSSIPRPFREPGMDFRDFPSATCPSFANCPAATNPTTAAGAVRPANLTLYDDNPERLIIESSLGGGTAIDVAAGTVITGATGVVDYTYSTDYPYGDPPRIILMATNHPTVSTAGAVTVKALALPTANQFTVAAFNVERFYDTNAANNLYYLPQTGKTATTSAATVTPDAYARRLKKFSLAVRTVLNNPDIISVEEAENLQVLKDMAAQIDADTTTGTKPGYVAYGTDSVTTFTNDGTGISVGFLVKPTTVNVTSWEQKGTDTLIPAGTSALNDRPSQVLHATINRGTGNKPYPITVISNHLRSLSAVNTAAVQSKKELQAEMLANLIQGYQQAGEHVIAVGDMNAFEFSDGYTDTLGTITGNVGNGVAVMPGVAIVNPVATDLINTLPANARQSYTEWGNAQVLDHAVVTADIASSSTLAVGHIDADFPVVLYNDATTPAAMSDHDPLLAYLALPAPVTTATLTGNGTFATAITVGQSSAGQQLTLTNTGEAVISITGFTMTGDFAQSNNCGSSLAVGSSCAINVVFTPTAAGARTGSITLNGSATVTPVTLSGTGLAPANFTIGDSSGNTTTSITLNAGDSTNLTLKFTSLNGFAGSITVTCAASGTAPTGVACTPTSPVTLAASGTATSTVVITTVSRSLPAGLGMLPASAAGRIASLLFAMITGLVMLLVKRKGRAVRTGGLLMVLFVFALGITGCGKDKGNGPNPSGTPTGTYTYKVTATSGSVSHVQTINLTVN
- a CDS encoding acyltransferase family protein; protein product: MTNRGSGTSATPVGRRSGYLPSLDGWRALAILWVILAHDQLSLPLYWRQLLNETGDRGVSLFFALSGMLICGRLLREESEAGFISLKGFYLRRLFRIQPAALTYLGFVAVLTLLHLIPAYWNGLLGSVLMIRNLWPGMQGYEYWFTSHFWSLSVEEHFYLLLPAFLVVVRRGRLAILTILVVFLQVWRLIVFRHPSLTSITWQPFLRTDIAIDVIVLGSITALALNKPRVQAFAVRWLHPSIALLLTAAIYWRLQVHHSTYDRIPLILTYPLLLVSTVLHPGSIITRLLEWPPLRYVGRISFSLYLWQQIFFVPVNPPGPGDWRSHHLLCWSAAFACAILSYHFIETPMIRIGHRIAMRYTRAPSEAERPEPEAS
- a CDS encoding A/G-specific adenine glycosylase; protein product: MKLLYALKNPSSETILEPALTPAQRTAFERSLRSWYEQHARVLPWRNVRNPYRTWLSEVMLQQTRVNAVLEHYERFLRRFPTIISLALAPEEEVLAQWSGLGYYRRARMLHRTAKLVVEEYGGELPSTSAGLRRLPGIGTYTAAAIASIAFGESIAVVDGNVERVLLRVLGLPETSGAKMAEFLERTANALVPRRNAGDHNQAMMELGAMICTPRSPRCAECPVFALCRTRGEHPTLERTPMRSERVRYALTTRRKQEGLEVLLQRRPMEASLMANMLELPQLSMHKDTGALVLLEEPLLRVRHSIVGTNYYVEVVGMATRRDAGKHALRGDAMEWVPATKLQEVPLTGLARKVLQRMKLMKLPSGMPQEVPLLIGRGGRASAGKKG
- a CDS encoding OsmC family protein, which translates into the protein MATERSANAVWNGGLKDGKGVISTQSGVLKEQSYTFVSRFENGAGTNPEELIAAAHAGCFSMALSAELEKAGHKGESVATTATVVLEFVNGAPTVTTIHLKNESKVPGLDDAKFQEIAAGAKQNCPISRLLAAAKIDLDAKLIS